The sequence below is a genomic window from Corythoichthys intestinalis isolate RoL2023-P3 chromosome 12, ASM3026506v1, whole genome shotgun sequence.
gaaatctttttgtatccaaatccggctttaaacttctccacaacagtatctcggacctgcctggtgggttccttggttttcataatgctctttgcactttaaacagaaccctgagactatcacagagcaggtgcatttatacggagacttgattacacacaggtggattctatttaacatcatcggtcatttaggacaacattggatcattcagagatcctcactgaacttctggagtgagtttgctgcactgaaagtaaaggggccgaataatattgcacgccccacttttcagttttttatttgttaaaaaagtttaaattatccaataaatgttgttgcacttcacgattgtgtcccacttgttgattcttgacaaaaaaaatgaaatttcatatctttatgtttgaagcctgaaatgtggtgaaaggttgcaagattcaagggggccgaatacttttgcaaggcactgtatcagcAATATGagatgtagaacccagtattatgtaaaTCACTTGTGTGTAAATTTTGACATCCTATTCAATGCTGCCTgaccgctaatcctggcaccgatagtttctctacttgtgtctaattgcagccagtcatgtgtgaatcccatcagacgtgtgatagtcctacagacaagtggaaatgctgcgcAGGAAATAAATCTACCattaacactggaagtcccggctttttgggctataaagaaagaccagaaaggcgtcaaatgaccccgacaccaaactgactacttggctttctcaaacaagcaatcaagcagacgACCCCCCCtacactcctgtggagtcgctgcctagaTGTGAagggggggtttcactctggatagctgcaattagcatcttgaatatttgaaaATCTCGGGCTCCTTTGGTTTTGTCAAACACGGAGGAACACGGAGATGGCCAGTTgccgtgttctacaatatgattgacatggcagcactgaatgcatatatgttgtatcaggcatgcaccggaaggcaagagagatgggtggacttcttggtgggtcttgcaaatgaattggctcactctcatgtgggcaCAAAGATGGCACAGAAGGGAAAAATTGGTTCGGCAACAACTTCCAACATCTCGCCCCGGGAAAAGggcgaagtgtcatatgtcaccacataagaaatggtttgttttgttttttatttcccgtacaaaggttgtccgcccgattgcctgcctgagcggtccactgtccgacaaagctAAGGCaaccctgccctgcaaacactcaagatgctaattggagcaatccaaccttgTGGTTTAACAAGtaggaatgggaatgactaatgaggacctcaatgctcacaaaagatatgctgattagggtcaggtgacccttctctggatacaaaagacatttgtatcaactgatcaacCTTTGGTTAATCTAGTTGATTgtctatttaattataaaacatCAATCACATGAATAGGGTAAATAATAGTTTTTAATATCCAACTCTAAgcccttatttttatttaataatgatttttttatggTTAAGATACAAAGACATTAAAAAGACTAATGTATTTCGTTAAAACTAATTAATATTATGACTCAAGAAATTTTAATGTGGTTTTGCTAATGTCTTATGGTCATTTTGCAATCATGGAATAAAAATAATCTAAAATGAATCAGTTGTTAGGCTTTTTAAAGGTATTGAGTATAAAAAACAGACACACAGTGTATGTCAAGGACAAGGCAATTATTACAAGGCCAGTTAAAAATCCGACATCTTTAATAAACAAAGTGTTTGatatttacagcaaggctttcacTTGATGGCTAAAATTCGGTGACCCTCCTGAAGGAGCCAACAATGGCACAGGTGGCGCACCAGTCGCGGTACCGCCGGTACTCGCCGGGCCTCAGGAAGTACTGACGCCCTCGGAAGTTGGGGTACTCGTAGAAGATCCAGTAGCCATTCATGACATTACAGGAGTAGATATGGCGGTGGTGGAAACGGTCGGACACACAGGCACAGTCGTCCATGAACTCCATCATATGACCACTGAAGTCAGGCTTCTCATAGATACGCAACCTGTACGAGCCCCGGTACTATGGGATCACATGAGAAGGCAAAGTTAGGTTTGCAAGTACAACAGACGGCTAGACTGGGCTAAATCGTCAACACTATAAGAACATAAAATATCGAATCAACGTGTCTAAAATTGAGGCAAAGACACCAGGATTGGAATCCTAATCATTGCGAAACGACTGGCCTATTTTTACTACAGAAACCCCGAATAAAAGCACAGTAACAGACTTCCCTGTCTTACTGTCAGTATGAAAACCAAAGGCAGAATGATAAACATAGGAACTACTAGTTAAACAGAAATCTGTGGCTTAGTTGTGGCTATCTaaaatctcagttttttcagttttgcagagttttgagtgttaaaatgACCTGTGCAGCTTTTCAGAACCAGAGACTACATTTCAGACATTATAAAACAAATAGTCTAACTTTTAAGCAAAAACAAAGCCAGAATCTTGGAAATCAGCATAACACATCAAGCGTTTATTAATCACAGACATTAAAATGATTAGTCTAGCTCTTAAGCACAGAGTCCAGAAGCAAAATGGTTAACATATAAACAACTGGGCTAGGCCGACCCTTACTGCGGGAATCATCCTGCAGGAGCGGATGCAGCTACTGAAGCCCATCCATCTCTGGTAGTCGGGATAGTCCCCCCTCCTCATGAAGTACTGGTGGCCCATGAAGTTAGCTCGCTCGTAAATCATAAAGCAGCCACTCTCCACTCTGATAGAGTTGCAGCGATTAAAGAACGAGTGAAGGTCCGTGCAGTCATTGCTGCACTCATAGCTGCGACCCTGGAAGTTCTTGTCTTCGTAGAAGATGATCTGTCGGGAGATGGGAGGTTGCGTGACGACAAAGAACTGCAATGTGGTTTGATGCGAGCCGAGCAGAACCTACCTTGCCCATGGTGTCCATTGGAGAGATTTCTCATGTTTCCAGGGCTTTTTATAGCACCTCCTCACAAACAAAGCATTGTTATTCAAATGGTCTGTTAGTTATAAATGAAGGCTACTGACACATGTTCACCTTTTTGTTGGGCCACAACATGGGGTGAGAAATATTGATTTGTATTTGTCACAAAAAGAGAATAaataattaacaacactgatggacAAAGGAAAGTACTGGTATGGTATCCACACATCCTGTGGACAATAGAGGCAGAACAATATGGAAAGCACTGTTCACGTCTAATGTGTTGGGTAACCGCAGGGAGCCACTCACTGTTCGCACTGCAGAAACTCCATGGATGCTAATACAAAGGATGTCAATGATTTTGTAAGATTTCcaaacatttttacttttaaggTGCCTCTTTGCCCATATTAATGGATTACTATACTTGCCACATGGTGCATGTATTTTCTGAAGCATTATTCCCATTAGAGTACAATAATCAAATCCAAATAACATATCTAGTATGGGATTAACAGAGAATCACTGAAAAcaatttatatggaacacagaaTATTCAACTACTTTAGTCAATATAGTACAAAGTAcatcatcatcattatcatcTATGTAAGGCTTTGTGCcattatgataaaattgtaAAATACTTCAAATCTAATGAAAGTTGCACATGCCttaattttaattaaacaaaatgaTGTACTGTTAATACAAATTTTGTTCGTGTGCCAATGaggaaaatgaaacaaaaactaACAAGGTGGAAGCTTGGTTAGCACATCCACAGATCTAAGGTTAAGGTTTTAAATCTGGGCTGCAGACAGACAACCACAAAGCCACGCCTCCATATACACAACCAAACAGGCCACTGTGAgcccagagaaaaaaatgaacaacctGACGGAGGTGGGTAGATGAGCCAAGTAagcgtagcattacttcaaaattcaTATTAATCAAGTAAAATTTGTCATCCAAATAATTGACACAAGTACAAGTGaaaaagtattcggtgaaaGAACACTCAAATTATGAATACTGTttataatgtaatttttttctaaacaatAGTACTCTTTTTC
It includes:
- the LOC130927334 gene encoding gamma-crystallin M2-like; the encoded protein is MDTMGKIIFYEDKNFQGRSYECSNDCTDLHSFFNRCNSIRVESGCFMIYERANFMGHQYFMRRGDYPDYQRWMGFSSCIRSCRMIPAYRGSYRLRIYEKPDFSGHMMEFMDDCACVSDRFHHRHIYSCNVMNGYWIFYEYPNFRGRQYFLRPGEYRRYRDWCATCAIVGSFRRVTEF